Sequence from the Oncorhynchus kisutch isolate 150728-3 linkage group LG12, Okis_V2, whole genome shotgun sequence genome:
aacattcACAACTTATCACACAACAACCACAgaatctcccacaacaaccacagttgcaGCTACAACCACCACAGCTGCATCAACAACAACCGAAGTGCTCGcctcaacaaccacagctgctccaacaacaaccacagctgcacaaactacaacaacagcttctcccacaacaaccacagcttctcccacaacaaccacagcttctcccacaacaaccacagttgcaGCTACAACAACAGAAGCTGCAGCAACAACAACCGAAGCACTGGcctcaacaaccacagctgcaccaacgacaaccacagctgcagAACCTACAacaacagcttctcccacaacaaccccagcatctcccacaacaaccacagttgatcaaactacaacaacagcttctcccacaacaaccccagcatctcccacaacaaccacagcttctcccacaacaaccacagcttctcccacaacaaccacagcttctcccacaacaaccacagctgcacaaacgacaaccacagcttctcccacaacaaccacagcttctcccacaacaaccacagcttctcccacaacattcACAACTTCTCACACAACAACCACAgaatctcccacaacaaccacagtcgcAGCTACAACCACCACAGCTGCATCAACAACAACCGAAGTGCTCGCCTCAACAcccacagctgctccaacaacaaccacagctgcacaaactacaacaacagcttctcccacaacaaccacagcttctcccacaacaaccacagcttctcccacaacaaccacagttgcaGCTACAACAACAGAAGCTGCAGCAACAACAACCGAAGCACTGGcctcaacaaccacagctgcaccaACGACAACCACTGCTGCAGAAACTACAacaacagcttctcccacaacaaccccagcatctcccacaacaaccacagttgatcaaactacaacaacagcttctcccacaacaaccccagcatctcccacaacaaccacagcttctcccacaacaaccacagcttctcccacaacaaccacagcttctcccacaacaaccacagctgcacaaacgacaaccacagcttctcccacaacaaccacagcttctcccacaacaaccacagcttctcccacaacattcACAACTTCTCACACAACAACCACAgaatctcccacaacaaccacagttgcaGCTACAACCACCACAGCTGCATCAACAACAACCGAAGTGCTGGCCTCAACAACCCcagctgctccaacaacaaccacagctgcacaaactacaacaacagcttctcctacaacaaccacagcttctcccacaacaaccacagcttctcccacaacaaccacagttgcaGCTACAACAACAGAAGTTGCAGCAACAACAACCGAAGCACTGGcctcaacaaccacagctgcaccaacgacaaccacagctgcagaaactacaacaacagcttctcccacaacaaccccagcatctcccacaacaaccacagttgatcaaactacaacaacagcttctcccacaacaaccccagcatctcccacagcaaccacagcttctcccacaacaaccacagcttctcccacaacaaccacagcttctcccacaacaaccacagctgcacaaacgacaaccacagcttctcccacaacaaccacagcttctcccacaacaaccatagcttctcccacaacattcACAACTTCTCACACAACAACCACAgaatctcccacaacaaccacagttgcaGCTACAACCACCACAGCTGCATCAACAACAACCGAAGTGCTGGCCTCAACAACCCcagctgctccaacaacaaccacagctgcacaaactacaacaacagcttctcctacaacaaccacagcttctcccacaacaaccacagcttctcccacaacaaccacagttgcaGCTACAACAACAGAAGCTGCAGCAACAACAACCGAAGCACTGGcctcaacaaccacagctgcaccaacgacaaccacagctgcagaaactacaacaacagcttctcccacaacaaccccagcatctcccacaacaaccacagttgatcaaactacaaccacagcttctcccacaacaaccacagcttctcccacaacaaccacagctgcacaaacgacaaccacagcttctcccacaacaaccacagcttctcccacaacaaccacagcttctcccacaacattcACAACTTCTCACACAACAACCACAgaatctcccacaacaaccacagttgcaGCTACAACCACCACAGCTGCATCAACAACAACCGAAGTGCTGGcctcaacaaccacagctgctccaacaacaaccacagctgcacaaactacaacaacagcttctcccacaacaaccacagcttctcccacaacaaccacagcttctcccacaacaaccacagcttctcccacaacaaccacagttgcaGCTACAACAACAGAAGCTGCAGCAACAACAACCGAAGCACTGGCCTCAACAACCACAGCGGCACCaacgacaaccacagctgcacaaactacaacaacagcttctcccacaacaaccccagcatctcccacaacaaccacagttgatcaaactacaacaacagcttctcccacaacaaccccagcatctcccacaacaaccacagcttctcccacaacaaccacagcttctcccacaacaaccacagttgcaGCTACAACAACAGAAGCTGCAGCAACAACAACCGAAGCACTGGcctcaacaaccacagctgcaccaacgacaaccacagctgcagaaactacaacaacagcttctcccacaacaaccccagcatctcccacaacaaccacagttgatcaaactacaacaacagcttctcccacaacaaccccagcatctcccacaacaaccacagcttctcccacaacaaccacagcttctcccacaacaaccacagcttctcccacaacaaccacagcttcatCAACTACAACGACAGATTCACCTACAGAAACAACAGctacatcaacaacagccacagcTGCACCAACGGCAACAACAGTTCCTGTTACAACAACAATTGCTCCAACAACAACAGTAGCTCCAACATCAAACCCAGCTGGTCCCACAAAAACCACAGATGCACAAATGACAACGATTGCTCTACCTACAGCGACAACAGCCACTTCCACATTGACCTCAGCTTCACCTTCGACAACCACAGCTTCACCTACAGCAACAACAGCttctccaacaacaacaacagctgcaCCAACGGAAACAACAGATCCTTTTACAACAACAATGGctccaacaacaacagcagctccTACATCAACCCCAGCTGCTCCCAAAACAACCCCAGCTGCTTCCACAACAGCCACAGCTGCACCAACGACAACCATTGCTCTACCTACAGTGACAACAGCTATTTCCAAATTGACCTCAGCTTCACattcaacaaccacagcttcaCCTACAGCAACAACAGCTTCTCCAACGACAACCCctgctgctcccacaacaaccacagctacaCCAACGGCAACCACAGAATCACCTACAGCAACAACAGCTTCTCCAACAACAACCCctgctgctcccacaacaaccacagcttcatCAACTACAACGACAGATTCACCTACAGAAACAACAGCTTCCACATTGACCTCAGCTTCACCGTCGACAACCACAGCTTCACCTACAGCAACAACAGCTTCTCCAACAACAACAGCTGCACCAACGGAAACAACAGGTCCCGTTACAACAACAATGGCTCAAACAACAACAGCAGCTCCAACATCAACCCCAGCTGCTCCCAAAACAACCACAGCtgaaccaacaacaaccacaactccACCTAAATCGACAACTGCCACTACCACAATGAGCTCAGCTTCACCTTCAACTTCTACAATCACAGCTGCACCTACAGCAACAACAGCTTCTTTCACAACAACTACAGATGCACCAACGGCAACAACAATTCCTGTAACAACAACAATGgcttcaacaacaacagcagctccAACAACAACAGAAGCCCCAACAACAACAccagctgctactacaacaaccacagctgcaccaACGGCAACAACAGTTCCTGTTACAACATCAATGgtttcaacaacaacagcagcttcaacaacaaccacagctccaCTTACAGCGACCACAAACGCTTCCACAACAACCTCAGCTTTACCGTCGACAACCACAGCTGCACCAGCGGCAAATACAGCTCTTGTTACAACTGCAGTAGCTCCTACAataacaaccacagcggctcccacaacaaccacagctgcaccaACGACAACCACAGATTCACCTACAGCAACAACagcttcaacaacaacaaacacagcTGCACCAATGACAACCACAGATTCACCTACAGCAACAACAGCTTCTCCCACTACAACGACAGCTGCaccaacagcaacaacagttcCTGTTACAACTACAATGGCTCCTTCAACAACAGCAGCTTCAACAAccccagctgctcccacaacaaccacagctgcaccaACAATAACGATAGTTCCACCTACAGCAACCACAGAGGCTTCCAAATCGACCTCAGTGTCACattcaacaaccacagctgccccTACAGCAACAACAGctttccccacaacaaccacagctacaCCAAGAACAACCACAGATTCACCTACAGCAACAACAGCTTCTCCAACAACAACCCCAGCTGctctcacaacaaccacagcttcatCAACTACAATGACAGATTCACATACAGAAACAACAGCttcatcaacaacagccacagcTGCACCAACGGCAACAACAGTTCCTGTTACAACAATAATTGCtccaacaacaacagcagttCCAACATCAAtcccagctgctcccacaacaaccacagctgcaccaACGTCAACCATTGCTCTACCTACAGTGACAACAGCCACTTCCACATTGACCTCAGCTTCACCTTCGACAACCACAGCTTCACCTACAGCAACAACAGCttctccaacaacaaccacagctgcaccaACGGAAACAACAGTTCCCGTTACAACAACAGTGGCTCAAACAACAACAGCAGCTCCTACATCAACCCCAGCTGCTCCCAAAACAACCACAGCtgaaccaacaacaaccacaactccACCTAAAACGACAACTGCCACTACCACAATGAGCACAGCTTCACCTTCAActtctacaaccacagctgcaccTACAGCAACAACAGCTTCTCTCACAACAACTACAGATGCACCAACGGCACCAACAATTCCTGTAACAACAACAATGgcttcaacaacaacagcagctccAACAACAACAGAAGCCCCAACAACAACAccagctgctactacaacaaccacagctgcaccaACGGCAACAACAGTTCCTGTTACAACATCAATGgtttcaacaacaacagcagcttcaacaacaaccacagctacaCTTACAGCGACCACATACGCTTCCACAACAACCTCAGCTTCACCGTTGACAATCACAGCTGCACCAGCGGCAAATACAGCTCTTGTTACAACTACAGTTGCTCCTACAACAACAGCaactccaacaacaaccacagctgcaccaACGACAACCACAGATTCACCTACAGCAACAATGgtttcaacaacaacagcagcttcaacaacaaccacagctacaCTTACAGCGACCACATACGCTTCCACAACAACCTCAGCTTCACCGTTGACAATCACAGCTGCACCAGCGGCAAATACAGCTCTTgttacaaccacagtggctccctcTACAACAACAGCTGCCATAACAACAAATGCAACAACAAAAGCTTCTGTAACAACCATCACTACTAGCCCTACCACAATTACAGCTAACCTCACAAGAACCACAGGTGCTCCAACAACATCCACAGCTGCATCCACAGCTACCACAGCTGCTCCCAAGACAACCACAGATTCACCAACGACAACCACAGCTTCACCaacgacaaccacagctgcacCAACGTCAACCACAGCTGCACCaacgacaaccacagctgcaccaacagcaaccacagctgctcccacaaccaCAACATTTGCACTAACATCCCCAGCTGCTGCTATGACAACAACAGCCACccctacaacaactacaactgctcacacaacaaccacagcagtgccaacatcatccacagcagctcccactacactCACAGCttcaccatcgatcaccacagtTGCTGCAAAGACCAGCAACACCCACCACACAACAACCAACGTTTcagccacaacaaccacagctgctgtaACTACCACAGCTACAGCTGCACCAACGTCAACTACAGCtgctaaaacaacaacaactgttTCCCTAACCACCGCATCCACAAACCCTCCAGCGTCAACTGAAGGTGTACTTATTCTCATGTTCCGGATGAACCGTATGTTTATGGAAGCCTACAAAGATTCAAATTCCTTGGATTACATTACTTTGGCTTTAAATGTCACAACTGAGGTAAAAGTTTATCATTAATAGAAATATTGAAATGGACATTAACAAACATATCTTGCTTGAGAGTTATTAGTATCTAGTACACATTTGTTTGTCCTTAAAATACTCATTATGCCCTCATATCTTTCCACAGTTGACTCGAGGATACAACAATATATATCCTGTAATCTTCCTCAGATGCATCATCATCGGTTTCTGGTATGTTCAGTTTTCATTTTGGTCCATATTTCTGCAACTTACTTGCTGCTAGAACAAGTGTGTTATTTCCGTTTACCATTATTTAATAGTACTAACACTACTACAACCAATAATAATAACTTTTATCCCATTTCACATACATTCTACTTCTTTGATTTTTTTAGGCCTGGATCTGTGGGTGTGACAACCAACTTGATCTTCACGAATCAGTCAGTGGTCCCTAACCTTACAGATGCAGTGGAATCCCTCAAGACATCCATCAACACGTCCACAGTTTTCTTAGATGTTATTCCTGGCAGTATCAAAGCTGGTAAGGATGAATCTTAAAACAATATTTAGGAAAATTCATACAGTACAGATGATTGTTTGAAGCAATATTCCCGTCCGTGACACCATGTTTTTGTTGCTTTTTATGCTTAAAGCTTATTTACCAGCTCTGGTTTCATCAGTTGTGACAAAATTACATCATACTTGAATACTGTATCTCATTTAAAGGTCTATCTTAAATTCCAAAACCATTTCAATCATGGTAGTCTCTTATAAGACTATCTTTACCCGTAGATGTGAGAAAAAATGATTCTGGTTCTCTGGTTTTCATCactgattatttgaatcaggaatgggcaactttgattgagttgggggccacaaaaaaacgTGAGAGGTTGCAGTGGCTGGTGGGTCTTCATACCCACATCCCACATTTGCcattaaagcaagtttgctgcaaatCTATAGATTTTGCCATGGTACGGAGAtataaaatgtgaagttttacATGTACTTTTATATTTTTGCAAGAAGATAGACTTTGGGGAAGGCTTTGCAGAGGCTTTTAAATGGTCCAAATCTGATTTTTTTCTTACAGAAATCCGGAACTCCCCGACTAATGCTAcgactaatgctactactactgataagaCTAATGATACGACAAATTCTACGACTAATGCCACGACTACTGCTACGGCCACTGCTACGACCACTGCTACGACTACTGCTACGACCACTGCTACGACCACTGCTACGACCACTGCTACGACCACTGCTACGACCACTGCTACGACTACTGCTACGACTACTGCAACCACCACGCCAGCAGCAGCCACGAAACCTACAGAGGGTTCACATACAGGCAGCAGCGCTATGGGAAGAAACAGACCTCAAGAAATGGTCACTTTACTACTTGCTTTAATGCTGATCTATTTCTTCTGAACAGAATAACTCTAGGACTCAATTAAACCCATTGAGTATAAGATATTCCACAATAAAGGCATATCTAACTTCAGCTATTAAGATTAAGAGATGTTAAGAAACATGTTAAGAAACTAAGCTAACACTAGCATAGTTAAAGTAATTGCTTATCATTATGATTATGTTTAAAACTGTTAGTCTATTTTGTTTTGTACAGAATTGACCTCAAtagaaaataaatcaataatGTAATGGTTATTAATGGTAATGTGATGAAGCTAATTCTGCTAATGCCAGAAACTGCATTATTGTGTGAATGAAAGTAAATGTGTTGTGTTTTGATATTTAATATTTATATTTGTTTTAGTATAGCTTATGAATAATGTAATAAAATATTAATAAATTAGTATTATATGATATGAACTCATTATATTAGAAAATGATCTTCAAAAACGTATtcagtaatatatatattttcttcctTACTGTAACCCAACTATTGGCAAACATTGAAATATTTGGAAATTACTTTGAAAACCCTTGAATAAATAATGCATACACATTTTTTGAAAgaagtcatttttttcatttcacttcaccaatttggactattttgtgtgtgtccattacatgaattccaaacaaaaatctatttaaattacaggttgtaatgcaactaAATAGGTCAAAagccaaaggggatgaatacttttgcatggCACTGTACAGCCACAACAACCACATCTTCACCGACAACAACTACAGCATCTACAACATCCACAACAGTTTCATGTACAACAACCATAGCCAGCctgacaacaaccacagctgttcCCAAAACAACTGCAGAtacaaccacaacaaccacattttCTCACACAACACCTACAGCATCTCCCAATACCTCAACAGTTTCCCCTATAACAATGACAGCTCTTCCCACAATAATCACAGCTGCTACTACGACAACTACAGCTGTGGCTTCAAAAACAATAGCTGtctccacaacaacaacagcagctgctcccacaacaaatACAGCGTCCCCTAAAATAACCATGATAACACCTGTGtctacaacaacaacagcaatcctgacaacaacaacaaaaacaacaaccagATCTGATACTGATACAACCACATCtgcaccaacaacaaccacagccgcAGATCAGACAGCCACATCAGTCCCTACAAAAACCACAGCTGCTCCTAAAACAACCAGATGCACCCACAACATCCACGTCTTCTCcgacaacaaccacagctgctacCAACACAACCACATCtgcaccaacaacaaccacagtcgCAGCTTTGACAACCACAGCCAtccccacaacaacaacagctgctcccacaacaaccacatcttCACCGACAACAACTATAGCAGCTCCGACAACAACAGTCATCCCCACAAAAACCAAAGCTGCTCCCGCAACAACCACAGCAGCATCCACCCAAACACATTTTCTCTGACAACAACTACAGCAACTCCCATAACCTAAGCTTCCACTACAACAATATCAGCTGTACCcataacaaccacagctgctgctGCTACGACAACTACAGCTGTCcccacaacaataacaacaacaacagctgctGCTATGATAAAAACAGCAGTGACTACAACAACATCTGTCCTCCTCACAAAAACCACAGCTGAACCCACAACAGCAGCTGctgcaacaacaaccacagcttttACTGACACAACCACATCTGCATCAATCGCAGCTCCGACAACCACGTCCGTCCCCACAAATTTACGATACCTGGTCCCCGGCCGCCcctattaaagctgcaatatgtattTTTTTGAGCGGCCCGAACAAAAAATagctctgtcattctcattgaaagcaagtcttagaagcggtagatctgttctatgcgtgctatttctatgcttcctgttcttaagtttagtttttgcttcTTTTACAGCAGCTTCAAACAGATGTAAATACAATatgtttggttatggaaaatatatttaacagcagtttagatggcccaatgattctctacactaaacTTGCTTGTTTTGCCACATAAACAGGAAGCTGAACCTCCAAACAGGGCATCCCTATAAGGTCACGATTGGATGTGTGAAAGGATGGATAGCTAGTCAACGTGGATCGCAGTAAACAGGGGTGATATGATTTTTTGAGGGCTGTATGTAATGCTTTTCTATGGAGGAACGCCTTGTTGTCTGTGGGGCCAAGTTTTCACTGTGAAGAGTTCGTTTCACATGTTCAGATTTAGGCTTGCGTTCATCGGGAGAGTCTGCTGAACGATCccatgcatgttttgtttctagCCTCAACCATTCTGCCGATGTCACTCAAACGCACATTAGACTCTAGGTCAGGCTTCAAGTgtgtcctacctacctaccatgtAGTGGGTGGAGGGGCACTTTAATTGTTAATTAGGTTAACACAGAGTCTAAGCCATGTCTAAGCCGgggtgaggggggtggggggggttgttcTAAGTTATTTGGAATTGTCTTAaaaaggtcataccaaggatcatttgaATTTTAAGGCCCCTTGGCATATAACCaacaaatatatacattttttaaaatgaaaaatgatttggggccttactgctattagtatTGGTCATTTTGTAAATGTGTATAATTTTATGGAACTACCACATGTGCCAATCTCATTGAACATCAAATTATTAGAGATACACATAGTTTTTTCACTCACCATGCGTCATTTGTGTAATGGTCATGTTAGGTGAAAAGTGTCATTTTTTGGGATGTGAGCACTGTTTGACCTGATGAAGTTCCGTTTCAGGTCAAAACGTTGTCAATAAAGTGGTGAATTGGGAGCTTTGACAGTGTGCGGGCCTTCTTGTTatttactgctattagcccatacaaacgcgTTGAATAACAGATTTACTACAAGGAACGACAGATAGGCCCAAAAATGATCTAAAGGAAGTGTCTGTCGTATATCTGGAAGAATAAGAAACAGTAAACATTTGTaattaaccccttatttttggcactaaaaagtctccatatacagtgcattcagaaagtattcagatgcctagagtttttccacattttgttacatcacagcattattctaaatttgattcaattaaatgtttttctcgtcaatctacacacaatacctcagaatgacaaagcgaaaacaagtttttagaaacttttgcaaatgtataaacagAAAAAACTGAAAATCCTTATTTACCTAtggattcagaccctttgctatgagactcgaaatttacctcagatgcatcctgtttctattgatcatccttgagatgtttatatcacttgattggagtccacttctggtaaattcaattgattggacttgatttggaaagggacacacctgtcagtatatagtaccacagttgactgtgcatgtcagagcaaaaaccaagccatgaggtggaaggaattgtctgtagagctcctagacaggattgtgttgaggcacagatctgaggaagggtatcaaaaaatgtctgcagcactgaagtaacccaagaacacagtggcctccatcattcttaaatggaagaagtttggaaccaccaagactcttcctagagctggccatctggccaaactgagcaatccagggagaagggccttggtcagggaggtgaccaagaacccaatggtcagtctgacaaagctccagagtttctctgtggagatgggagaacattccaggtttgacaaccatctctgcagcactctaccaatcaggtctttatggtagagtggccagttgGACGCCACTCTTCactaaaaagcacatgacagcccgcttggagtttgccaaaaggcacctaaagaactctcagaccatgagaaacaagattctctggcctgatgaaaccagGATTTAACTCTTTGAACTGAATGTCacgcatccctacggtgaagcatggcagtggcagcattatgctgtgggacTGTTTATTAGCgtctgggactgggagactagttaggagtGAGGGGAAAGAtgaaaatagtaaagtacagagagttcattgatgaaaacctgctccagagcgccctTATTccctttccaacaggacaacaaccctaagcacaaagccaagacaacgcaggagtggcttatAGACAAGTCTCTGAGTGGCCTAGTTTGACTGGCctagacagagcctggacttgaaccctaccaaacatctctggagagatctgaaaatagctgtgcagcgacagtccccatccaacctgacagagcttgagaggatctgcagagaagattgggagaaactccccaaaaacaggtgtgtcaagcttgtagcgtcatacccaagaagactcgaggcaataat
This genomic interval carries:
- the LOC116376477 gene encoding mucin-2-like, producing MIRTDEKCMFQLRDRVWLRSHPYSKAEQFFLAKLAPKWQGPYRIVEQNYRVVKEDTGEDMRVVHVSRLKACYPLAEELEVIEGRKVLDIFEEESEETFLGFPDPEVSHLKACDPPAEKQTAKKWWRYGYNQDEMQSYTALLNRVSPTTTTAAQTTTTASPTTTTASPTTTTASPTTFTTSHTTTTESPTTTTVAATTTTAAATTTEVLASTTTAAPTTTTAAQTTTTASPTTTTASPTTTTASPTTTTVSPTTNTAAQTTTTASPTTTTASPTTTTASPTTFTTSHTTTTESPTTTTVAATTTEAAATTTEALASTTTAAPTTTTAAETTTTASPTTTPASPTTTTVDQTTTTASPTTTPASPTTTTASPTTTTASPTTTTVSPTTTTAAQTTTTASPTTTTASPTTTTASPTTFTTSHTTTTESPTTTTVAATTTAAASTTTEVLASTTTAAPTTTTAAQTTTTASPTTTPASPTTTTVATTASPTTTTASPTTTTASPTTTTASDTTTRVAATTSTAAATTTEVLASTTTAAPTTTTAAQTTTTASPITTTVASTTTTAAATTTEVLASTTTAAPTTATVDQTTTTASPTTTPASPTTTTASPTTFTTSPTTTTVSPTTTTAAQTTTTASPTTTTASPPTTTASPTTFTTSHTTTTESPTTTTVAATTTTAAATTTEVLASTTTAAPTTTTAAQTTTTASPTTTTASPTTFTTSHTTTTESPTTTTVAATTTTAAATTTEVLASTTTAAPTTTTAAQTTTTASPTTTTASPTTTTASPTTTTVSPTTNTAAQTTTTASPTTTTASPTTTTASPTTFTTSHTTTTESPTTTTVAATTTEAAATTTEALASTTTAAPTTTTAAETTTTASPTTTPASPTTTTVASPTTTTAAQTTTTASPTTTTASPTTTIASPTTFTTSHTTTTESPTTTTVAATTTTAASTTTEVLASTTPAAPTTTTAAQTTTTASPTTTTASPTTTTASPTTTTVAATTTEAAATTTEALASTTTAAPTTTTAAETTTTASPTTTPASPTTTTVDQTTTTASPTTTTASPTTTTAAQTTTTASPTTTTASPTTTTASPTTFTTSHTTTTESPTTTTVAATTTTAASTTTEVLASTTTAAPTTTTAAQTTTTASPTTTTASPTTTTASPTTTTASPTTTTVAATTTEAAATTTEALASTTTAAPTTTTAAQTTTTASPTTTPASPTTTTVDQTTTTASPTTTPASPTTTTASPTTTTASPTTTTVAATTTEAAATTTEALASTTTAAPTTTTAAETTTTASPTTTPASPTTTTVASSTTTTDSPTETTATSTTATAAPTLQHQTHDNSHFHIDLSFTFDNHSFTYSNNSFSNNNNSCTNGNNRSFYNNNGSNNNSSSYINPSCSQNNPSCFHNSHSCTNDNHCSTYSDNSYFQIDLSFTFNNHSFTYSNNSFSNDNPCCSHNNHSYTNGNHRITYSNNSFSNNNPCCSHNNHSFINYNDRFTYRNNSFHIDLSFTVDNHSFTYSNNSFSNNNSCTNGNNSCTYSNNSFFHNNYRCTNGNNNSCNNNNGFNNNSSSNNNRSPNNNTSCYYNNHSCTNGNNSSCYNINGFNNNSSFNNNHSSTYSDHKRFHNNLSFTVDNHSCTSGKYSSCYNCSSSYNNNHSGSHNNHSCTNDNHRFTYSNNSFNNNKHSCTNDNHRFTYSNNSFSHYNDSCTNSNNSSCYNYNGSFNNSSFNNPSCSHNNHSCTNNNDSSTYSNHRGFQIDLSVTFNNHSCPYSNNSFPHNNHSYTKNNHRFTYSNNSFSNNNPSCSHNNHSFINYNDRFTYRNNSFINNSHSCTNGNNSSCYNNNCSNNNSSSNINPSCSHNNHSCTNVNHCSTYSDNSHFHIDLSFTFDNHSFTYSNNSFSNNNHSCTNGNNSSRYNNSGSNNNSSSYINPSCSQNNHS